TGCCGGACGAAGGAAACCGTTTCGTCTGTTCTTTCTCCCGTTGCGTCCGGAATGTCCCGGAGAAGGTCACAGGCTGCCGATCCCGAGTGGATGACCGCGCGGATTTCAAAGTTTTCGTTGTCCGGAAGCCGGGAAAAGGACGCGAGGATCTCCAGGGCGCTTTTGGCAGCCATCCGGGCGTCCTCCTCCCGGGCCGCGGGATACCCGAAATAAGCCAGGAGACCGGGTTTGCGGAACTTCGCCACCTCTCCTTTTCGATCCCGGAGGAGACGTTCCGAGGATCGTCTCCAGGGTTCGATAAATTCCAGGATCTCTTCGGCGGACTGCCTGTCGTTGCCCTGGACCAGAACGCAAAGGACGGTCAGTGGACGCCATTCCCGGGAGATCCTTCCGGCAACCTCCCGGGAGAACGACTCGATCTGGCCTGCGAGCAGCCGGTCGAGAACACCCTTCCGCTCGGAAAGGTTTCTTCTCATGTCCTCCACCCAGAGGCGGAACGGCGGGGAGTTCGGAAGAGTCTCCCCCTGCAGGAATTCTCCCCGATAGAGAGACTGCCGGAAATGAATCCGTTCACGGCACCGGGAACAGCGTGATGGGGCGTGCAGCCGGTGACATCCGGGCGGAGGTGCATCCGAAAGGAACTGGAGGACATCGACCGCGTTTTCCGGTTCGACATCGCCGGGGAAGCGAAGTCTCAGCGCATCCCTTTCCTTTTCGATCCGTGGGCCGCTCCCTGTTCTGCGGGAGAGGACGAGGAGAAGCTGGCTCAGGTTGGCCCTGCCTCGTTGTTCCGAAAGGCCGGGCCACAGGAGAGAGGTGATTTCCGATCGGGATCGCCATCCGCCGGAGAGGGACAACCAGGTCAGGAGAGCGGCCGCCTTGTCGAAACAGGAAGAGGAGATTCCGCCATTACCCAACCGGATTTCCGTTCGTCCAAGAAACGTGAACGGGAAGATCTGAGCCATCGCTTTGTTGCCGGTTTCGGTCACGCGATTGTCCTTCGTTGGAAAACTGTCCGTGATCACTGAGAGTCAGCTGAGACTTTGCTCTTTCCTTTGGAGGCGGAAATTCCTTATAGTTATGGAGAAATGTCGAAACAATGAAGAGTGCGGGATCGTGTGATGCGTCCGGACACCGTCACCCAAAAAAATACTTGAACCGGCAAGGACGCGCAAGCGTAAGATGTTTTTGGGGGACACATTTCTTCAGCCGGTCAACAACTTCATTTCCTTTAATAAAGAAGACATGTCTCTAAAAATCGGAAGACTATCCTGCAATGCCCCTCCTTTCGTAGGGGTTGGATTGAAATATTCTTCCGATATACTGAAAGCGAAAAAAATATCCCTCTTGTTTCCGACTTGCGGGTGCAACGAAGACGGAATGGAATCCGGACTGTTCCCGAAGTGCAACGAAAGCGGAGAGTCTCTTGCGTCATCATGAACGATTCAGTCTTGAGGTTCCCGTCAGTTTCCGGGGTTCGACCGGTGGATTCCGGAAAGGCGTTCTGACAAACCTCTCCCTGACCGGTTGTTTCATCCGGCCGCTTCGACGGACTCCCCTCGACGGCTGGGTCCGTCTCCGGATCTCGAGCCGGGAGACGGAAGAGGGGGAGGCCGGGGAGAAGCCGGAAGGTGCAGAAGGGATTGAGACGTGGGGGTTTGTGACGCGCGTCGACGAAGAGGGCTTTGGTCTTCATTTCAATTGGATTGAACGGGAAAATCTTCGCCGATTTGGCCGCTTTCTGCTCGATTATGCTCCGGACAACCCGGATGTCCGGAAGCTTCTCGTCGTGAACGAGTCTTCTTTCCAGTTTTTGGGCCCGACTCCACCGGGACACGACGCCATGGTGCCGGAAGCTCCGACACTGGAAGGAGGTCTTGTCGAAAGTCTTCTTCGACAGAGCTGGTCCTCTTTTCTCGAACATTCCCCTTCCCATTTCTTTGACGGGATGATCGAATGGATTTCCAATCTTGTCGTCGAAAGGGAAGAATCGCCGAAAGCGTTTGACTGGTGCAAGGACTGGTTTTTTCTCGGAAACAGCTCCCTGATCCACGACATCATCCAGAAAATTCAGATCGTCGCCCCGTCGGGCCTCCCGGTGCTTCTTCTTGGAGAAACGGGGGTCGGAAAGGAAATGTTCGCCCGTCTTTGTCACGAAATCGGGGGGGCCCGCCCGGGGCCCTTTCTGCCTGTCAACTGTGGCGCCATTCCTTTTGAGCTGGCGGAAAGCCTCTTTTTCGGTCATGAAAAAGGAAGCTTTTCCGGTGCGAATTCCCAGAACACAGGATATCTTGAAGCCGCTTCAGGCGGAACGCTGTTTCTGGATGAAATCGGGGAGCTTCCCCTTCCTCTCCAGGTCAAACTGTTGCGCGTCCTTCAGGAGAAGAAATTCAGCCGGATCGGGTCCGTCCGTGAAATTTCCTTCAATGCTCGGATTGTTTGTGCGACCAATAAGGATTTGAAAGAGGAGGTCCTCCGCGGAACGTTCCGGGAAGATCTTTTTTACAGGCTCGACGGTCTGTCGATACGGATTCCGCCTTTGCGGGACCGCATGAATGATGTCCTTCCCATGGCGGAATACCTGTTGAAGAAAATCGTCCGGAACGGGAATCTTCCGGAGCGCACCCTGGGCGCCTCCGCGGCAAAGGCCATCCAGTCCTATTCGTGGCCCGGAAACGTCCGGGAACTGCACAATGTCATTTATCGGGCCTCGATCATTGCCGACAAGACGGAAATCCGGGAAGAGGACCTGGGGCTTCCGCTGGAACGGTCTGTCCAGGAAAAACCCACCCTTCGGGAACTTCGGGAAATCTTTGAAAAGGAAATCGTCCTGGAAAGTTTGGTTCGGCACCAGGGAAATGTGACCCGTGTTGCAGAAGAGCTCGATGTCTCGAAGCCCTCTGTCTATCATTTCATCAAAAAACACAACCTTCCGACCACGTTTTCCCTGTCTTCTGCCGAAAAGCCTGAATCCGGATCCTGAAGGCCCTGCGTGTTCTGAATCGTCCATCGTTTTTCCGGCGTTCTTCCGGTCCCGGAACACTTTCGTGTTTTTGGGGTCATCGGATTGCTGTGCCGCGACCTTTCGACGTGTTGAAAAAACCTTCAAAAGACTGGACTTCTCCGCTCTTGCCGGGATGTATTTTTCCGGCAGCGTGTTTTCCGTTCGTCCTGCGGTGATCCCCCGACGGTCTTCTGATCAAAAAAACAGACGGAATTTTTTTCCGTCCTTTCAGGGATTTTTCCTCCTGCAGTCTGTCTCTCCTTCCGTCGAGTCCAAAAAATAAAAATTCTTTTCCAATCTTTGCTTATATTTAGCTTTAAACGTGTTTGTTTCTGTAAAAAGTTGTGACAGGTTTTGGGGTCTTTCGAAAAATTTCTTTCCAAAGCCCTGTCACTGCCCATTTCTTAAAAATCCCGCATCTCTGGCACGACAAATGCATTGAGTCCCCCGAAAGAAAGTATGGAGGATTGGCTTATGTGCGGAATCATCGGATATGTCGGGACGTCTCCCGCGCTTCCCTACCTTTTGAAAGGTCTTGAACAGCTCGAGTACCGCGGATACGATTCGGCCGGGGTGGCGGTCATGGAAAAAGAGGGGCCGCGCGTCGTAAAGTCCGTCGGGTCGACTGTCCGTTTGCGGGAAAAGGTGTCCGGGCAATCTTTTTCCGGAGGGGTCGGTATCGGCCATACCCGGTGGGCGACGCACGGTGTGCCATCGGAGGCGAACGCTCATCCCCAGTGGGCGGGTTCCCTGTTCATCGTCCATAACGGTATCGTGGAGAACGAGCGGATCCTGCGCGAAGAGCTGGAAGCGGGCGGAGCCGTTTTTCTGTCGGAAACGGACACCGAAACGATCGTGCATCTCGTTCATCGGGAGATGGAGAGTGGGAAGCCCTTCGGGGAGGCTGTGCGGACCGTTCTGCCGGTTCTCGAGGGATCCTATTCGTTTCTGATCGCCC
The sequence above is drawn from the Leptospirillum ferriphilum ML-04 genome and encodes:
- a CDS encoding sigma 54-interacting transcriptional regulator yields the protein MRHHERFSLEVPVSFRGSTGGFRKGVLTNLSLTGCFIRPLRRTPLDGWVRLRISSRETEEGEAGEKPEGAEGIETWGFVTRVDEEGFGLHFNWIERENLRRFGRFLLDYAPDNPDVRKLLVVNESSFQFLGPTPPGHDAMVPEAPTLEGGLVESLLRQSWSSFLEHSPSHFFDGMIEWISNLVVEREESPKAFDWCKDWFFLGNSSLIHDIIQKIQIVAPSGLPVLLLGETGVGKEMFARLCHEIGGARPGPFLPVNCGAIPFELAESLFFGHEKGSFSGANSQNTGYLEAASGGTLFLDEIGELPLPLQVKLLRVLQEKKFSRIGSVREISFNARIVCATNKDLKEEVLRGTFREDLFYRLDGLSIRIPPLRDRMNDVLPMAEYLLKKIVRNGNLPERTLGASAAKAIQSYSWPGNVRELHNVIYRASIIADKTEIREEDLGLPLERSVQEKPTLRELREIFEKEIVLESLVRHQGNVTRVAEELDVSKPSVYHFIKKHNLPTTFSLSSAEKPESGS